The genomic window GGTAACTATTCTTGATCCGGTAAAAAAAATATTCCAGACATGGGCACACAATCCGCAGGGCAATTCTATCCCCGGAAACTCAATATCATCGTTTTTAGCGCCAAAAGATGGAAAACTTTATATCGGCACCGATGGCACTGGACTAAGTATCTGGGACAGGAGGTTAAACCAATTTACCAATTATAAGCACGCTGCAGACCCTAACACCATATCCAGTAATTTTATTTCATCAATGATATCTGATGATCATGGGGATATCTGGATTGGAACCTTTACGGAAGGTGCCAATCGTTTCGATCCAAAGACAAGGAAATTTACCAGATATAAGATCATAGATCCGCAGACAGGGGTAGAAAGCAAGGTTGCTTTTACGGTATTTGAGGATCAGGACCATGATATCTGGGCGGGAACACTTAGGCGTGGAAGTCTTCTTGGAGGGCTTTATCGCTTTAACCGCAGTTTGGATAGGTTTGAACTTTTCGATCAGAAGCTGGGTGATCTGTTTGCAATGATGCAGGCCAAAGATGGCCGGATTTGGGCGGGCAATCTTGATCAGTTGATCCAGATTGATAAAAATGGAAAGAAACATAGATTTTACGATCTTGGCTACACCGTTCGGGTGATATTTGAGGACAAAAAGGGGCTGCTCTGGATAGGGACAGAAGGTGGGGGACTTATCATTTTTGATCCTTTCAAAAGCAAAGTGGTATCGAGGTTAACTACTGCCAACGGCCTTTGCAATAATTCAGTATTGAGCCTGATCCCCGATAACCAGGGAAATCTCTGGATGAGTACCTATTTTGGAGTATCGTGCTATAACATTAATAAACGTACCTTCAGAAGTTTTTATCAGAGTGACGGCTTGCAGAGCAACCAGTTCCAGATCAATGCAGGAATCAAACTTGGTACGGGGGAAATCGTTTTCGGAGGCATAAAAGGGTTTAGTCTTTTCGATCCACGGGAAATTATTCCGCACAGCCAGATGCCGAGCCTGTTCCTTACCGGAATAACCATTAACAATACGCCGCTGGAAGAGAACCTGAAACTAATCGTGGATGAAGACAATATTGCCATTCGGGAAATAGAAGTACCTTATGATCAGGCTGTATTTACCTTTTCGTTTACGGCACTTGAATTTTCATCCCCAGAAAAGATTTCCTATAAATATTTTATGGATGGCTGGGACAGGGGCTGGACAAATTCGGGAAAGGACAGAAAAGCAACCTATACGCATATTTCTGAAGGAAGTTATATATTTCGGGTAAAGAGTACCAATACGGAAGGGATGTGGGGGCGCAATGAAATTACCCTGAAGGTCAGAATCCTTCCACCATGGTACAGAACGTGGTGGGCCTACCTGGGATATATGGCCATTATCGCCTCAGTTATCTATGTATATATTCGATATCGGTCGGCACAGACCCGTCTAAAATATGAAGTTCAGATCGTAAGCCTTGAATCTCAAAGAAAAAAAGCTGAATATGATACGCAGGTAGCCCTGCATAATATGGAACGCTTGGCGCATGACAAAGAGAGACTGATTAGTGAGCAGGAAAAAGCCCTTTCCGAAAAGCGCATGTCGTTCTTTACCAATATCTCTCATGAGTTCCGTTCTCCGCTTTCCCTGATCATTAATCCAATTAATGACCTGATCAAAAACAGTAGTGTAGAAGGCAAAGAAAATGCGGAGCTCAGCATGATCCAGCGAAATGCCAAAAGGATGCTGTCGCTGGTAGATCAGCTGTTGCTCTTCAGAAAAGCAGAAGAAGGTTTTGAGCACATTAAAGCTGCTAAACTTGATCTTGAAAAACTATCCAAAGAGGTTTTTTATTGTTTTGTTCAACAGGCCTCAGCCAAGGAGATCGATTATAGGTTTGAAAGCGCTGCTGTTGATAAAGAAGTTTATGCCGATAGGATAAAGATCGAAATCGTGCTGTTTAACCTGATTTCCAATGCACTGAAATATACCCCGAGCGGAGGGGAAATAGTGTTAAGCTTAAGCGAAGAAGATCAAAGTCTTTTGATCACCGTCCAGGATTCTGGTCCCGGTATTCCTGATGCCGCTGGGGAAAAGATTTTTGACCGTTTTTATCAGGCAGAAAGAAAGGACGGGAATCATAAAGCCGGATTTGGGATCGGACTCTATCTGGCAAGGCAGTTTATGGAAGCTCATTCTGGCAATATTTCTTATCAAAACAGGGCCGAAGGCGGATGTATGTTTAATATCTGTCTTCTAAAGGGAAAAGAACATCTTGCTAGCCAGGTTATTGAAGAAGAACAGGAAGGGTCAGAAGCACTTTTTAATGAAATGTATGCTACCACACTTTCTGAATCTGCAGCGCACAATAATATCAGTCTGGATGTAAACCTGGTTAGCGACAGGCAGTCTAT from Flavobacterium sp. W4I14 includes these protein-coding regions:
- a CDS encoding signal transduction histidine kinase/ligand-binding sensor domain-containing protein/DNA-binding response OmpR family regulator (product_source=COG0642/COG3292/COG0745; cath_funfam=1.10.10.60,1.10.287.130,2.120.10.30,3.30.1370.10,3.30.565.10,3.40.50.2300; cog=COG0642,COG0745,COG3292; pfam=PF00072,PF00512,PF02518,PF07494,PF07495,PF12833; smart=SM00342,SM00387,SM00388,SM00448,SM00564; superfamily=46689,49299,52172,55874,63829; transmembrane_helix_parts=Outside_1_771,TMhelix_772_794,Inside_795_1381), whose product is MRRILLILLFLYAGLSVASQRDSLSVRHLEIEDGLSNNYIRCVYQDRKGFFWFGSRDGLNRYDGYGFKVFRNEIGNKTSLIHNIIHAINNDTDNNIWIGTRQGLSIYNDKKGIFTAGSWHDVIKGKDLPITKVIRDLVPGINNTMLVATEGIGLLRFSKGKTIGEQIPLLINGRRTFSYGVQAVRLDDKGREWVFVQNLGLYYFDPKAHALVLASADVVLALSLGIIAGQVYIGTYNGLYRYDPVRRKNTAVTASGIGGKSILAIAPDSHNILYLGTNGDGVFRYDPASGGVQLLGNEINNGLSGEQIYSIFIDKKDRKWIGTYSGGVTILDPVKKIFQTWAHNPQGNSIPGNSISSFLAPKDGKLYIGTDGTGLSIWDRRLNQFTNYKHAADPNTISSNFISSMISDDHGDIWIGTFTEGANRFDPKTRKFTRYKIIDPQTGVESKVAFTVFEDQDHDIWAGTLRRGSLLGGLYRFNRSLDRFELFDQKLGDLFAMMQAKDGRIWAGNLDQLIQIDKNGKKHRFYDLGYTVRVIFEDKKGLLWIGTEGGGLIIFDPFKSKVVSRLTTANGLCNNSVLSLIPDNQGNLWMSTYFGVSCYNINKRTFRSFYQSDGLQSNQFQINAGIKLGTGEIVFGGIKGFSLFDPREIIPHSQMPSLFLTGITINNTPLEENLKLIVDEDNIAIREIEVPYDQAVFTFSFTALEFSSPEKISYKYFMDGWDRGWTNSGKDRKATYTHISEGSYIFRVKSTNTEGMWGRNEITLKVRILPPWYRTWWAYLGYMAIIASVIYVYIRYRSAQTRLKYEVQIVSLESQRKKAEYDTQVALHNMERLAHDKERLISEQEKALSEKRMSFFTNISHEFRSPLSLIINPINDLIKNSSVEGKENAELSMIQRNAKRMLSLVDQLLLFRKAEEGFEHIKAAKLDLEKLSKEVFYCFVQQASAKEIDYRFESAAVDKEVYADRIKIEIVLFNLISNALKYTPSGGEIVLSLSEEDQSLLITVQDSGPGIPDAAGEKIFDRFYQAERKDGNHKAGFGIGLYLARQFMEAHSGNISYQNRAEGGCMFNICLLKGKEHLASQVIEEEQEGSEALFNEMYATTLSESAAHNNISLDVNLVSDRQSILVVDDERDIRQYISSLFSGIYTVYQAENGEQGLQIAAEKLPDLIITDFKMQGIDGIEFCQMIKSNPTLSYIPVILLTASSSQEVKLKSVHGGADDYINKPFEREYLIARVANLLRNRNNLQNYFYNEITLQSNAVVVSEEYKKFLDTCILVVENHLTDSDFGIKALADEIGMSHSNLYKRVKSISGQSVNSFIRFIRLRKAAELMINSDHNVTEVAFRSGFNDAKYFGKQFSKLFGATPSEFIRKHRKIFNKRYKMK